The segment gtaatcTGATATGCTTAGTTAACTTGATGATTGGACAATAACAATATGAACTATATTGGATTCACTGTTACTTCCTCTTTGTTCCTGCAGTGAAAACAGTATTTTCTTATGTCAGATTTCTCTCAATCTCTTAGTCAATGAAGACCTGAACTAGAACAATTTAGAGTCCCATTTTAAATTCAAACAAAGATATTTAGGTTTAACAACAGACTCATGGTAATGTCATTTAAAAAGATGGATCCAATGAACACAGACAAACATCAAAGTTTTCACCATGGCACAACCCTCTGCCACAATCACTCATAATAATTCAACTGCCTTCATATTTGGCAGTAACGTCATGCAAGTGAATTTGCTGATGATTAgcaaaattacaaaatgaaaGTCAAGGTCACTTAATCAAGAATTACAGCAGCAAAGAAATTCTAGGAATGCAGGTCAAGGCAAGAGGCTGCAGCTGGCCTGATAATGATACCACTTGCCTAATGTTCATTTAGGAATTTGCTATCACAAATAAAACACATATCTCCTCTGAGTTACtagaacagaaaaggaaacaatcaggTATTACTTATCACCATTATATGaccatgaaattaaaatatttccttaataatgattaagagaaaaaaatcattctcatGTGTTCATAATAGAAGCTCTATTTCTGAATTTAAATTTGAATACACTACTCAGTTATTTGCTTAAGTACTGCAATTTAGACAATATAGCTTTTGACACATTAAAAGTTCTATGGGAAAAACTAAGACctcttttaattttgctttaataTCAAACTAAACAGAGCAGATGAAAGAATTCAATAAGAGCATGGGTTAATCCAGTTCAAGAAGTGCTTCCAAAATTCAGCCACCTCACTTCCTCTTAGGAGAAACTGTACATCAACACAGAACTTTTCTAACTTAACTTTtggagaagaaaatagaaaacaaaacccagaggACAGCTGTGTAAGGTATTTACTCCTCAGCATTAGGCAAAGGAGTGCTACAGCACTCTTATATGTCATTCTATTTCAACAGATGATTCAACTGGTCCTGTAGATCTGATGACTGTTCAACACTAGAAATtagaatagagacagggtttatctGAAATGAGCAATAATAAAGACATCTTTGTACAActatttacaaaatttttttttcattacagacagggtctcactatgctgcacAGGGCaatctcaaactctgggctcaagcaatcctccagccttagccttccaaagtcctggaattacaggcatgagccagccacTACACCTGTCCTGTACAAGCTATCTGTACTTTAATGCATAAATACTGTTGCATGTAAATCAAAATTTATATTGGTCCAGTTGGGTCCCAGAAGTGTTTAAGCTCTGAAGAAAGGTTTGCAAAGCCAATTAGTAATGTAAACAATATTGCAAGAGACAAATTTAATCCATTTTAGAGAACAAGGCTGTTTAATGGTTTTTGCACGTTTACTCTGCTTAATGAATATTACCAATGTAAAAGGTTTTCTACTCCTTAAGGATGGTCTCTAAACCCCGTAACTTTTAGAaagttttactattaatagcaGAGAGTTGAGTTACTGCACACCTTTGAAATATGCTGTATTCTTTAAATCCCAAGTGAGTATCCCAGAGCATATTTCAATTGGAGGGCATATGTCAACCAGAGTTTTGTATTGATTCTGGACCCAGCAGTATAATTCCCCCCAGCTTGCTTCAGTTGGTTCCCTACTCCTCTACCTTTGGGGTTACTTACTTCTTCTGAATAGCTTCTTGCCTAaatcagaaaaagaggaaaatacacGTAAGTGAACTAGTAGAAGTTTCATTTATGACCAGATAATGCATATAGGCAGAAGAAATTTCAGTTTATGTCACATTCTGTATTTCTGTCCATCCTATCCTAAGATTGTGCTATTTAACAGAGATTCCTATCTGAGTGCAGAGCTGCTGAAAAGATGGATTCTAAACCTAAACAGATAGTAACACTCTCCCAGAGTGAGAAATGTGGTCCAACAAACTACATGCATGGCTTAAAATTAGTCTGTATATATGGAATCAAATGGTCACATACCTAATATGTAGATACCCAAAGAATGACTATGACAAACATTAGCTATTTAAATGTCAAAGAGTGAAGTtcctaactatatatatatatattttattattattttttacttttttatttttgagacagagtctcactctgtcaccagggtggagtggagtggtgcccgatctcagctcactgccatctgtctcccaggctcaagcagttctcctgccttagcctcccaagtagctgggattacaggtgtgtgccaccacacccagctaatttttgtatttttagtagagacggggttttgccgtgttggccaggctagtctcgaactcctgacctcaggtgatccgcctgcttcagcctcccaaagtgctggaattacaggcgtgagccactgtgcccagcctcttttttttttttttttttttctggagacagagtttcacttttgtcaccctggctagagtgcagaggtgcgatccctgctcactgcaacctctacctcccaggttcaagtaattctcatgcctcagcctcctgagtagctgggattacaggcgcccaccaccacacccggctacttttttgtatctttagtagagacgggggtttcacaatgttggccaggcgggtcttgaactcctgatctcaggtgatccgccctccttggcctcccaaagtgatgggattacaggtgtgagccaccatgcccagcccctaacCATATATTTCTAACAGGTACATAAGTATAATATcaagtacataaaatataaaacaacatgAAATAAGATGAAGAGCAAATTATAATGGAGAAAGGGGGAGTCTTATATTTCAAAATTCCCTACATGATTTATATGTAGCAGGTGCCACAGTTACCTACATACCATGTAGGATACATGTATGTTATACTTGATTCCCTAGTAGAGGACCCAACTTCCCAGAAGAGATCTTGGGCACAGTCAGTCATCAAATACTGATGAACTGCCTCAAAGTTGCCAAGTACAGTGCTAGCATGGTCCTGGCACAGGCCCTGCCTTTACAGGGTTTATAGTCTCTCTCTCTGAGAAGCTCAGTTTAACATGGGGAGGTTCATAAAGGGTGGACTCTGCTCCTGATTCTCATCCCTTACCCCCACTTCTTCTGTAGTCTCAGGCATCTTTGCCATCAAGAAAAGTCATCCTTGGCCACCCCCACCTTTACTCCCACTCTGGCCTCCACAGGAAAGCGCTGAAGCACAAAGTCCATGAAAGCAGACCGGGGATAATGATTCTGCAGCAAATAGTTGCTGGAGGGGGCATACTCACTGGTATTGAAGATGGGTTGTTATTATTGCCATCTTCCTTAAACTCTgcataaaaaaagagagagagaaatagaacatTTCCACTCTTCTGTGGCCACACAAACCATATACATAAAcccaaatcattttaaaaaaaaaaaagttgtttcttaCATCTTCTGAGTGCAAGATGGCATCTTCCTGGAGTACCATGTTTCGAGCTGCCTGACCTAGCAgctggaagacaaaaataaaatggtaataatcaAAATTCCCAAACTTCCTATAATCTTCTCTCTGCAGCTGTTACACTAccaccctctctcctctcccactcctccaccctatacAACCACAAACACTCAAAATGTAATGGAGgataattttctatttgttcatgTTGAAAATTCATTTCATTGGCACTATGGCAGTTCTGGCATGGACCTGACATCTGTTTCAAAGGCCACTGCCTGAGAAATCAAGTGCTTCCTAACTGCTGGGCTGTTGGCACAGTGTATTCAGTAAGTGCTAAGAGAAGTCTGCAAAAAAACGTTGTTGGCTCCACAAGTCCAGTGAGAGAACATGACTCTTGATTCTTTAAAGGCAGATTTGAGATTTGGGGTGGTTTGAGAGTAGTAAAGACGCAAGAGTTAGAATGGGGCTGAAAAGGACGGAGGAATACAGctatttagaaatgaaataagagaaggccaggcacggtggctcatgcccgtaatcccagcacctcgagaggccgaggtgggtggatcgcttgaggtcaggattttaagaccagcctgggcaacatggtgaaaccccatctctaccaaaaaatacaagttagctgggcgtggtggctgcgcttgtaatcccagctacttgggaggctgaggtgggagaattgcttgaacccaagaggcaaaggttgcagtgagccaagatcgcaccactgtattccagcctgagcgacaaagcaagacctgtctcaaaaaaagaaagaaagaaagaaatggaataagagaaacaGTGGGGGATGTGGGGAAGCCATGAGGAGAAGCTCAGGGCTTAAAATGGGGAACCACCCCATAAAAGATGACCAGACAGgggtgggaaaaagaaaagaaaggagatggccaggtgcggtggctcacgcctgtaatcccagcactttcggaggccgaggcgggcgatcacctgagatcaggagttcaagaccagcctggccaacatggcaaaacccctctaccaaaattacaaaaattagccaggcgtggtggcacgtgcctgtaatcccagctattcaggaggctgaggcaggacaatctcttgaacttgggaggcagaggttgcagtgagccgagatcgcaccattgcactccagcctggcaacagagtgagactctgtctaaaaaaaaaaaaaaaaaagaaagaaagaaagaaagaaagaaagaaagaaagaaagaaagaaagaaagaaagaaagaaaagaaaagaaaaagaaaaagaaaagaaagaagaaatgtgcAGGTCACTGAGTTTAATGGGTCCTGAGAccaaaagagaaaagcagagctTGGATTCGGCTGGATGGCCTACAGTCAAGAAGAGCTGACTGCATTAGCACTGAGAGGCAAGCAGAGACCAACAGAGATTTCTGGCCTAATACTGTACCCTGCTCCTGGCATACCTAAATCCAGCCAAGTAAAAGGAGCTACTGTTATGTGTATCCTACCAGCCCTTCCCTGTCCTCTTGGGTCAGGGAGACTCTGGTGAAAAGGGTGGCATGACTTCAAAGTAACTAGGATTGCCAGATTTCTTCCctgggctttatttatttttaagttttaaagttaGTAACCCTTTCTGGATGTCTaaagttaaaacaataaaataggaCTTTCCATCTCTGTCCCTTTCTTTCCCTGTTCTCTCCCCCACATGcataactatttttttattttttaattttcatttttttgaaacagggtatcactctgtcacccaggctggagtgcagtgatgcgatcttggctcactgcaacctctgcatcccggattcaagagattctcctgcagcagcctcctgagtagctggtattataggtacatgccaccacgctcacctaatttttatatttttagtagagatgaggtttcaccgtgttggccaggctggtctcaaactcccatcctcaggtgatccacccgcctcagcctcccaaagtgctgggattacaggcacgagccccTACACCCAGCCCCACgcataactatttttatttagctttgtggttttctttccattgttcctttttaaacaatggacacatgtatttattttcctcCATACCACCTTCCTACTTAAAATGTAACACACTACGTGTACTTGTTTACACcttgctcgctctctctctctctctctctctatatatatatatatatatatatatatataaaattttttttttttttgagacatggtctcactctgtcacccaggctggagtgcagtggcaccatcactgttcactgaagcctcgacctcccgggctcaggtgatctttccaccttagcctccagagtagctgggactacaagtgcacgccaccatgcccagatagctttttgtattttttttgtagagatggagttttgccatgttgcccaaactggtttcaaactcctgggctcaagtaatttgcctgcctcagccacccaaagtgctgggattataagcatgagccactgcgcccagcctacaccTTGCTGTTTTCACTTTGCAATAGATCACTGAGGGTTATCTGCAGCAATACATATTGAATCTCCTATTCAATTGCTATCTCCTAATGAATCCATTGCTCTTTTACAACTGCAGAGTACCACACTCTACAGG is part of the Symphalangus syndactylus isolate Jambi chromosome 2, NHGRI_mSymSyn1-v2.1_pri, whole genome shotgun sequence genome and harbors:
- the BORCS7 gene encoding BLOC-1-related complex subunit 7, with the protein product MMATGTPDSQARFGQSVKGLLTEKVTTCGTDVIALTKQVLKGSRSSELLGQAARNMVLQEDAILHSEDSLRKMAIITTHLQYQQEAIQKNVEQSSDLQDQLNHLLK